The sequence TGACAGGTTTAGCACAGAGCGTCTGAACCCAATTTGAATGTGTTTGCGCTTATGGGAAAAACCTCAGTAGAATTGAGATTCTCCCCTTACAACCGCGACAGAAAAAGATTGCACTTCCTCTATGGTTCGTTAGAATCATAAGGAAAATCTCCAACTATATTAACGTTATTTAGTCAATTCCCATCGAAACAATCTACGGTCAACTTAAAGGTTTAAAAGCCAGCCAAATCAAGCCGCTTCAGCGCCTCTACCAACAGCGCATTCCTAGCGATTGCTTGACAACGTTTGAATTTGCGCAACGGCTGGCTGCGATTAGTACAGACATTCAACAGCCCGTTTGCGCCTATTTGAATCGCCGGGGACAGGTGATTCGCGTGGGGGTGGGAACGTTGAGTCAAACCCAAATTCCTCCCTTGGAACTGCCGCGTTATGGGGCAGAACGTCTCTGCGGAATTCGCTGTATTGCCACCCAATTGCACGACGACGCGCCCAAACAATCCTGCTTAACCACAATGGCGGTGCAGCGTTTGGATGCCCTCGTGACCCTAACCTTAACGGGAAAAGGATTTCAGCGTCGGGGGGGCGGCGTGACGGGATATGTCAAAGAAACTTACCTCGTTCACCTCATTCCTCAAGGGGATTTGCAAACGGAAAATCCTCACTGTTGGGAGGTTTCGTCGCCTATGAGTTTAGAGGTAATCGCCGAACAAGATTTTCTGGATTTAGTAGAAGGATTAGAAGAGGAATTCCGCCGGGAATATTTGGGATGGGAAGTTGATACAGCGCGCGATCGCGTCCTCGCGATCGGACTCATCACCGATAAAATGACCCCACAACAATCCGAAGATCGCCTCGCCGAACTCACCCGTCTCATCGATACCGCAGGCGGCAAAGTCCTCCAATCCATTCAACAAAAAAGAGCGCGCCCACACCCCCAAACCGTTGTCGGAACAGGAAAAGTCCAAGAAATCGCCCTCGCCGTGCAAATGATTGGGGCAAACCTCGTGGCATTCGATCGCGATCTTTCCCCCGCCCAAGTGCGCAACCTCGAAACCCAAATCGGTACCCGCGTTGTCGATCGAACAGAAGTCATTCTCGACATCTTCGCCCAACGCGCCCAATCCCGCGCCGGAAAACTCCAAGTCGAACTCGCCCAACTGGAATATATGCTGCCGCGACTCACCGGACGCGGACAAGCCATGTCCCGTTTGGGGGGCGGAATCGGCACGAGAGGGCCCGGTGAAACCAAATTGGAAACCGAACGACGCAGCATTCAACGCCGTCTCACCCGACTGCAACAGGAAGTCAACCAACTCCAAGCCCACCGCGCCCGCTTGCGCCAGCAACGGCAGAAAAAGGACGTTCCCAGCGTCGCCATTGTCGGCTACACCAACGCGGGCAAATCCACCTTAATCAACGCCCTCACCAATGCAGAGGTTTATGCCGAAGATAAACTCTTTGCCACCCTCGATCCCACAACCCGCCGTCTTGCCCTCACCCACGCTGTAACAGGAGAACCCTTAAACGCCCTCTTGACGGATACGGTTGGATTTATTCAAGAACTTCCGCCCCCCCTCGTAGATGCCTTCCGCGCCACCTTAGAAGAAGTCACAGAAGCCGATGCGCTGCTGCACGTTGTCGATTTGTCTCACCCCGCATGGCAAACCCATATCCGTTCGGTGATGACGATTCTCTCGGAAATGCCCATCGCCCCAGGGCCGGTTCTCGTCGCTTTCAACAAGATCGATCGCGCGGATGCCAAATTTTTTGAGATTGCGAAGGAAGAGTATCCTCTAGCCGTCTTCATTTCTGCCAGCCAACGTTTAGGATTGGATACCCTGCGGCAAAAACTCGCACAATTGGTTCATTATTCAACGGCTTCTTCTTAAATATATAATTCTCTTTACTTTCCGGTGTAGAGCGTTCTGAAAATGCGGCTAATCCTAACTGTGTTGATGTCCAATATTGTTTATTGCTTTATTGATGTCATCTCGATCGGCGCGATCGCGTATTTTTTTAATGTTGCTATCAAAAAAATATCCTTTTTTAAGGGATGGCAGAAAACAATATTTTATTTAGGAGAAGTTCCTATTTTATTAGGGGTTATTCCCGTTGGCGCTGGTGTTGATTTTTATTCTTATCAAGAGTTTGTTGTAGATATAGAAGTTTACGATCGATCTTCTCGGTTACAAAAGAGATTATTAGAAGATTTGCATCCCTTACAAAGAATCACGATTTGTTTGAGTGGTTCTTTTGCTGTTTTTTTTGTTGCTGCCATTGTACTCAATCCTTTGCAAGCAAGTCTTTTGACACTTAAAGGATTTGAACAAGTTATTCGAGGAAGTCTCGATTCTGAATACGCTATGGCTTTACTCAAAGCAGCCGAAAA comes from Lusitaniella coriacea LEGE 07157 and encodes:
- the hflX gene encoding GTPase HflX; the encoded protein is MPIETIYGQLKGLKASQIKPLQRLYQQRIPSDCLTTFEFAQRLAAISTDIQQPVCAYLNRRGQVIRVGVGTLSQTQIPPLELPRYGAERLCGIRCIATQLHDDAPKQSCLTTMAVQRLDALVTLTLTGKGFQRRGGGVTGYVKETYLVHLIPQGDLQTENPHCWEVSSPMSLEVIAEQDFLDLVEGLEEEFRREYLGWEVDTARDRVLAIGLITDKMTPQQSEDRLAELTRLIDTAGGKVLQSIQQKRARPHPQTVVGTGKVQEIALAVQMIGANLVAFDRDLSPAQVRNLETQIGTRVVDRTEVILDIFAQRAQSRAGKLQVELAQLEYMLPRLTGRGQAMSRLGGGIGTRGPGETKLETERRSIQRRLTRLQQEVNQLQAHRARLRQQRQKKDVPSVAIVGYTNAGKSTLINALTNAEVYAEDKLFATLDPTTRRLALTHAVTGEPLNALLTDTVGFIQELPPPLVDAFRATLEEVTEADALLHVVDLSHPAWQTHIRSVMTILSEMPIAPGPVLVAFNKIDRADAKFFEIAKEEYPLAVFISASQRLGLDTLRQKLAQLVHYSTASS